The DNA sequence TCAGTCAGCGTGCGCGGCGACAGTCCCTTGTCGCAGCGGACCTGCGTGATGAGGTCATGCACCGCGGCGTCCACCTGGGGCCGCGATGCACCGTCGGCATACCGGTAGTAGCCCGCACCAGTCTTGCGACCCAGGCGGCCGGCTTCGCACAGCCGGTCGGCGATGTGGACGTAACGTGCCGCCGGATCACGGGTCGCGGCCTGCGCCTTGCGCATCCGCCACGCGATGTCCAGCCCGGACAGATCCGCGACGGCGAACGGTCCCATGGCGAAACCGTAGGCTTCCAGCGCCGCATCCACCTGCTCGGGCCAGGCACCTTCCTCGACCATGAATTCGCACTGGCGCCGGTACGCGGCGTACAACCGGTTGCCGACAAACCCGAAGGCATTGCCGGTGAGCAGCGGCAGCTTCCTGAGCTTGCGCGCCACGGCCAGCCCGGTCGCCAGCGCGTCGGGCGCCGACACGGTGCCGCGCACCACCTCCATCAGCCGCATCACATGGGCCGGGCTGAAGAAGTGCAGGCCGATCACGTCCTGCGGGCGGAACGTGGCCGCTGCAATGGCCTCCAGGTCCAGGTAGGACGTATTCGACGCCAGCACCGCGCCAGGGCGCGCCAGGTGGTCGATGCGCTGGAAGACCTGCTGCTTCACGGCCAGATCCTCGAACACGGCCTCGATGACCAGATCGGCCTCGGCCAAGCGCGTCCAGTCGAGGCTGGCTGTCAGCCGGGCTTCACAGGCCGCTGCGACTGCGACCGCGGCCTTGACCTTGCCGGACTGGACACGGCCGGCGTAGTGGGCATGGATCCGGGTCGCACCCCGCTCCAGTGCCGCCGCATCCTGTTCGAGCAACAGCACGTCGTGGCCGGCCTCCAGCGCCGCGATGGCGATGCCCGAGCCCATGGTGCCGGCGCCGATCACGGCCACGCACTGCACCGCCCTCGGTCCGGCACCGTCCAGCGACGGGTGCCGGGCGCTGTCACGCTCGGCGAAAAACTGGTGGCGCAGCGCCGCGGCTTCACGCGACACCCGCAGGTGCTGGAAGACCGCCCGCTCCTGCGCCAGGCCCTCATCGAACGGCGCATGGGCCGTGGCGGTGATGGCGTCAATGGCGGCCTGCACCGCCGGCCGGCGCTTGCCCACCTTCAGCGCAGCGGCTGTGGCATCGGCCACCGCGCCCGCATCGGCCATCGGCACAGCGCGATCGCGCAGGCGCTGCTTGCAACCGGCCATCTGGCGAGCATGCGCCACGGCCGCCGCCCGCAGGTCACCCTCCACCTCGGCATCGATCAACCCCGCCGCCAGCGCTGCCGCACTGTGAACCCGCTCGCCGCTGCAGACCATGCCGATCGCCCGCGGGATGCCGACGATGCGCGGCAGGCGCTGCGTGCCACCGGCGCCGGGGATGATGCCCAGCGTCACCTCCGGCAAGCCGACCACCGTGCCCGGCGACGCCACCCGCGCATCGCAGCCCAGCGCCAGCTCGAAGCCACCGCCCAGCGCAGCACCGTGCAGCGCCGCCACCACGGGCTTGCCGCAGTCCTCGATGGCCCGGATCACGGTCGGCAACTGCGGCTCGGCCAACGGCTGGCCGAATTCGCGCAGGTCCGAGCCCGCGATGAAGGTGGTGCCGGCGCCGATCAACACCGCGCCGTGCAGACGCTCGTCATCCCTCACCGTCTCGATGGCCGCCAGCAGGCCAGCACGCACGGCGGCTGATCCGGCGTTGACCGGCGGGTTGTCGATGACGATGACGGCGATATCGCCCTCTCGCTCCAGGCGCACGGCGTCCCGTCGTTCAGGTGCTTGCATGGTGGCCCCTCCCTGTCAGGCCAGCATGGCCACGCCGTCGGCCGCGCGCACGCCCTGCCCCTGCGGCAGCACGAAGACCGGGTTGATCTCGGCCTCGACCAGGCGATCGCCCAACTGCGCGGCCATGCGGGAGAAGGCGACGATGGCGTCCACCAGCGCCTCCACGTCCGCCTTCGGCCGGCCACGGAACCCATCCAGCAGCGGCCAGGTCTTCAACTCCTGCGCCATCCCCAGCGCCTCCGCGCGGCTGAGACCGCTGAGCCCGGTCGACTCGGCGGGCAACAGCCGCATCGTCGTGTCCTTGAACAGCTCGGCCGTGACGCCGCCCATGCCAAGCAGGATGGCCGTGCCCAGCGGGTCGCGGTGCAGGCCGAGGATCAGTTCCGTGCCGCCGCCGACCATTTCCTGCACCAAGAAGCGCTCGGGCCGAATACCCGCCTTGGTCTCCACCTCGTCCGCCATGGCCGACAGCCGCGCGCCCACCGTCTCGGCCGTCAGGCCCACGGCCACGCCGCCGACATCGCTCTTGTGCGTGATCTGCGACGACAGGATCTTCAGCACCACGCGCCCGCCCAGTTGGCGTGCGGCGGCTTGCGCGTCGGCCGGGGTGTCCACGATGACCTCGCCCGCGCAGGGGACGCCGAAGCGGGCAAAGAGCCGCTTGGCCTGCGCCTCGTCCAATGAGCCGGGCGCGAAGTCATCGACAGCGATCACCGGGCTGACAGGTTGCGCATCGCTCGGTGCCACGAAGCGGCTGGCGTGCAGCATCGCGCCCAGTGCCGCCGTGCAGCTTTCGGCTGCGGCGAAGGCCGGCACGCCGCGTTGGGTCAGCAGCGCCCCTACCTCGGGCGCATGGGGGCTGATGTACGCCAACACCGGCTTGTCGGTGTGTGGCAGGCAGTCCTGGATCGCCCCAGCCATCAGCTCCGGCTGCGCCAGGCTGGACGAGCCGACGATGATGGTCAGCGCGTCGTAGTTCGGGCTGGCCAGCAGCGCGGTGATCGCGCTGCGCAGCAGGTCCGGCCGCAACCCGGCGAGGGTCACGTCGATCGGATTACGGTCCAGCACCGCCTCGCTGCCGGTGTGCAGCGCGCGCAGGGCGTCGGCCGTGGCGGCGTCCGGCGCCGGCGTCTCGAAGCCGTGCAGGCCCAGGTCGTCGGACACCAGCGTGCCCGCGCCGCCCGTCGAGGTCAGGATCGCGACGCGGTTGCCGCGCAGCTTGCGGCCGGTGGCCAGCGCGACCGGGATGTCCAGCAGGTCGCTGAAGGTCTGGGCACGGATCACGCCGGTCTGGCGGAACAGGGCGTCGTACATCCGGTCGGCGCCGGCCATGGCGCCGGTGTGCGACACCGCCGCGGCGGCACCGGCTTCCGAACGGCCAATCTTGAAGGCCACGACCGGCTTGCCCATGCGCGCTGCTTTCAGGCAGGCCGCGCGGAACTTGGCCGGGTTGCGCACCGTTTCGACATAGAGCGCGATGACCTTGGTCGCCTCGTCATCGGCGAGGTGGTCGATGAAATCCGCGAGTTCCAGGTCCACCTCGTTGCTGGTGGAGATCAGCTTGGACAGACCGATGCCACGCGCCGAGGCCCGCGACAGCAGCGAGCCCAGGATGCCGCCGCTCTGCGACACCACGCCGATGCCGCCGACCGGGAAGTGGTCCATCTCCAGCGCGCCGGTGGCCGACAGCACGATCTTGTCGGTGAGGTTCACCAGGCCGATGGTGTTAGGGCCGAGCAGGCGCATCGAGCCTGCTGCCTCAATCAACTGCCGCTGCCGACGGGCCCCGTCCTCGCCGGTCTCGGTGTAGCCGCTGGCCAGCACGATGGCCGCCGCCGTGCCACGCGCTGCCAGGTCGCGCACGGCCAGGTGCGCACGCTCGGCCCCCAGCAGCACGATGCCGACGTCCGGCACCACGGGCAGCGAGGCGATGTCGGGGTAGCAGGTCAGCTCGCCGATGAGGTCCGCCCTGGGGTTCACGGGCAGGATCTGGCCGGCGTAGCCGTGCTTGCGCAGGTAGGCGACCGGGCGGCCTGCCGTCTTGGTGGGGTCGGCCGAGGCGCCGATGATGGCGACGCTGCGCGGCTGCAGCAGGCGGGAAATGGCGTCCATGTTCTTCACTCCGTCACGCATTCATTCTTTGGGGGCAGGCGCCGACTTCGCCAGGAAGGCCATCACCGACTCGCGGTGCTCGGTGCTCGTGTAGCAGATGCCCTGGGCCTGGCTGCCTTGGGCGAACACGGCGTGGGCGGACAGCTCGTAGCTCTGGTTCAGGATGGTCTTGGTCAGGGCCAGCGCGGTGCCGGAGCCCTTGCCCAGCTCGGCGGCCCAGGCCTGCGCATCGGCGAGCAGCATCGCGGCCGAGGTCTTGCGGTCCACGATGCCCAGCGCCAGGGCCTCGTCGGCATCGACCTTGCGCCCCGTGAAGATCAGCTCCTTCGCCCGGGCCAGGCCGACGCGGCGCGGCAGGAAGTACATGCCGCCACCGTCGGGCACGATGCCGCGGTGGATGTAGGACCAGGTGAAGCTGGCCCATTCGCTGGCGATGATGAAATCGCAGGCGAGCGCGGTGTCGGCGCCGAGGCCGGACGCCGCGCCGTTGACGGCGGCGATCACGGGCTTGGGCATGTTGTGCAACAAGGCTTGTGTGTGGTGAACCCGTTGCTGCCGGTGCCAGCCGTTGAAACCGACCTCACCGGCCGGTGCATTCATGCGGCGCTGCATGCCCGAGATGTCGCCACCGGCGCAGAAGCCCTTGCCCGCCCCGGTGAGCACCAGGGCCTTGATGGACTTGTCGGCCGCGACCAGCTCCAGCGCGTGGATGAACTCGGTGCGCATGTCATCGCTCATCGCGTTGCGCTTGTCGGGGCGGTTGAGGGTGATCGTCGCGATCGCGACATCGACGCGCAGGTCGATCAGGGTGAGGTTCATGGGTCTCTCCGAAGACGGGAAATGCAAGCGGGGCGGGCCGCCAGGCCCGTGGAATCGTTCAATCCGGCTTGATGTTGTTTTCCTTGACGATCTTTCCCCAACGCACTTCCTCGGCCTTCACGTAGCGGTCGAGTTCGGCAGGGTCGCTGGCGACCACGGCCAGCCCTTCCTGCTCGACCTTCTTCACGAAGTCGGGCGCGTGGGCGGCCTTGCGGGCGGCGGCGTTGAGCTTCTGGATCACGTCCGACGGCGTGCCAGCGGGGGAATACAGGCCATACCAGCTTTCGACCGCATAGCCCGGAACGGCCTCGGCGATGGTGGGGATGCCCTTGAAGGCGGCCGAGGGTTGCGGCGAGGTCACAGCGACGGCACGCAGCTTTCCAGCGTCCACCATCGTGGAGACCGCCGCGGCGGTGCCGAAGATCATGTCCACCTGCCCGCCCAGCAGGTCCGTGATGGCGGGGCCCGCGCCACGGTAGGGAATGTGCGTCATCTCGATCTTGGCGAGGTTGGACAGCATTTCACCCGCCAGGTGCGCCGAGGTGCCATTGCCCTGCGACGCATAGTTGAGCTTGCCAGGATTGGCCGCCGCTGACGATGTCCTTGACCGTCTTGAAGGGGCTGTTCGCGCGCACCACCAGCACGTTCGGACCGCGTCCGATCAGCGTGATCGGTGTGAAGGCCTTGTCGGCCGCGTAGGGCAGCTTCGACACCATGCTCGGGTTCACCGCGTGCGCGAACGTGGCGATCACGATCGTGTAGCCGTCCGGCGCGCTCTTGGCCACGGCGTCGGTGCCGATGATGGTGCCGGCGCCGGGCTTGTTGTCGATGATCACCTGCTGGCCCAGCTCGGCCGACATGCCCACGCCGAGCGTGCGTGCGATCAGGTCGGTGCCACCGCCCGGCGCAAAGGGCACGACCAGGCGGATCGGCTTGTCGGGATAGGCGGCCACCGCGACGTTCGCGGCCAGGGTCATGGCAACCGCCGCCACAACCGGGAAAACAGAGAGGAATCCGGTGCGTGAACGCGGGCGCTGAAAGGTGTCGAACATGCTTGTCTCCTGAGGCAGCGGGATGCGTGTCCCGCGGTGAAGGTGGTCGCTCCGCGCAGTGCATCGGAGGCAGGTCAAGCATAGATGGACGACACCGCCAATACACTACGCCCATTCCAACCAGTGGAATTGGAAAGCCCATGGAAGACGACGAACGACACCCCTTGAACGACAAGCCGGGCCGCTCTCCCGCGAACCGCTCGCTGGAACGCGGCATCGAGATCCTGCGGGCCTTCCGGCAAGGTTCGGAGTTGCTGGCCAACGGGGATCTGGCCGAGCGCACGGGGCTGTCGCGTGCCACGGTGAGCCGCCTGACACAGACGCTGGTGGGCGCGGGCATGCTGCAACAGGACACGGCGCAGCGGGCCTACCGGCTGGCGCCGGCCGTGCTGAGTGTGGCGCACGCGATGCGGTCGGGGTCCAGCGTGCTGGCCGTCGCAGCGCCGAAGATGCGCGCGCTGGCGGAACGCGAGCGCATCAACGTCGGGCTGGCGGCGCCGGACCGCGATGAAATGGTGTATCTGGAGTCGATCCGCTATGCGCGCCGGCATGCGTTCCGCAATGTAGTCTCAGGGCAGCGTGTGCCGATGGAGCTGACGTCGCTGGGCCGGGCCTATCTGGCTGTGGCACCGGAGGCACGGCGCCAGACGCTGCTGGCCGTGTTCTGCCAGCGCCGCGGTGCGCGGTGGCCACAGCTGGCCGCAGAGATCGAGGAGGCCCGGCACAGCGTGCGCGTACACGGCTACTGCGCGGCAGCATGGCAGCCGGAAGTCGTCGCGATTTCGGTGCCGCTTCCACTGACGCCAGCGATCTACTCGCTCAACGTCAGCATGCTGACCAGCGAAACGCCAGACACAGTCGTGCAGCGACTGTCCAGCAGTCTGCTGAAGCTCGCGCGAGAAATTCTGGGGGATCTGGCGGCCTCAGAAGCGAAGTCTGAGTGGCCGTGAAACCAGAGGATCCGGTCTGGCCTGCCCGGAGAGACTCGAACTCCCGACCCCCGGCTTAGAAGGCCGGTGCTCTATCCAGTTGAGCTACGGGCAGTGTGCAGATTGAAGAATCTGGCGATGTGAAGATCTTGGTCGGGGCGAAAGGATTCGAACCTTCGACCCTCTGGTCCCAAACCAGATGCGCTACCAGGCTGCGCTACGCCCCGACAAGAGCCTGCGATGATAGCCTACTTTCCAGCAGGCTGACGACATTCTCAGACCAGATCTCGCAATTCGTGCCGGCGCGGCAGGTCCGGCCCACGCCGCGTGCAGGTGATGGCCGCCGCGTTCGCCGCGAAATCGGCCACGCGACGCACTTCGTCGAGCGAGATGGCGGCCAGCCCGGCGGGACTCAGCCGCCCCAGTTCGGCCAGCGCCACCAGGGTCGCGGCCTGGAAGGTATCGCCCGCGCCGACCGTGTCCTGCACCTGCACCTTGGGCGCGGCGACCTCGCACTGCCCTTCGCGGGTCCACGCCAGCGCGCCCTTGCCGCCGCGCGTCATCATCACCAGCGACACACCGGCCGCCAGCCAGCGCGCGGCCAGATCGGCCGGATCCAGTTCCGGATACAGGCGCTCGAAGTCCTCGTCGCTGAGCTTGAGCAGGTGCGTGCGCGCCGACATCCATTCGATGTTGTCGCGCCACGCGTCCAGCGACGGCTCGACGTTCAGCCGCACGTTCGGGTCATAGGAGATGACGGTGGACGTGTGGCGCTGCTCGACCAACACGCGGATGGTGGACGCGATGGGCTCGACCACGCAGCCGAAGGAGCCGAAATGGATCGCAGCCACCGTGGCCGGCAGGCGGGCGAGGTGCTCGGGCAGCAGTTGGCGGTCCGAGCCACCCGTGCCGTAGAAGCGGTAGCTGGGCACGCCGTGGGCATCGACGCCGACCAGACTCAGCGTGGTGGGCGCGTCGTTCAGCACCACCGCCTCGGTCGAGATGCCCTCGTCGACCACGCTCTTCAGGATGCGCTCGCCCAGGAAATCGCGCGAGATCGCGCCGAGAAAGACCGCAGACTGCCCCATGCGCTGCACACCGGCCGCTACATTGAGTGGCGAGCCGCCGACCACGGCGTCCAGCCGCAGGCCAGTGGGCGTGGGGCCATCCTGGAACACATCCAGCAAGGACTCACCACAGATGACGATGGACAGGTTCGCGGGCACAGGCACAACACTCATGGTTTTCTCGGTCAACGGGGTTGGGGTCGCGATCGTCTCATCAGTCGGCAGCGCTGACACTAGGGAAACCACTAAATCAAGCTAGTTGATTTAATTAGTCCAGCCGCTACCATTCGTTCCGCAGGTTCACCACAGCGGAC is a window from the Sphaerotilus montanus genome containing:
- a CDS encoding enoyl-CoA hydratase/isomerase family protein, with the translated sequence MNLTLIDLRVDVAIATITLNRPDKRNAMSDDMRTEFIHALELVAADKSIKALVLTGAGKGFCAGGDISGMQRRMNAPAGEVGFNGWHRQQRVHHTQALLHNMPKPVIAAVNGAASGLGADTALACDFIIASEWASFTWSYIHRGIVPDGGGMYFLPRRVGLARAKELIFTGRKVDADEALALGIVDRKTSAAMLLADAQAWAAELGKGSGTALALTKTILNQSYELSAHAVFAQGSQAQGICYTSTEHRESVMAFLAKSAPAPKE
- a CDS encoding 3-hydroxyacyl-CoA dehydrogenase NAD-binding domain-containing protein; translation: MQAPERRDAVRLEREGDIAVIVIDNPPVNAGSAAVRAGLLAAIETVRDDERLHGAVLIGAGTTFIAGSDLREFGQPLAEPQLPTVIRAIEDCGKPVVAALHGAALGGGFELALGCDARVASPGTVVGLPEVTLGIIPGAGGTQRLPRIVGIPRAIGMVCSGERVHSAAALAAGLIDAEVEGDLRAAAVAHARQMAGCKQRLRDRAVPMADAGAVADATAAALKVGKRRPAVQAAIDAITATAHAPFDEGLAQERAVFQHLRVSREAAALRHQFFAERDSARHPSLDGAGPRAVQCVAVIGAGTMGSGIAIAALEAGHDVLLLEQDAAALERGATRIHAHYAGRVQSGKVKAAVAVAAACEARLTASLDWTRLAEADLVIEAVFEDLAVKQQVFQRIDHLARPGAVLASNTSYLDLEAIAAATFRPQDVIGLHFFSPAHVMRLMEVVRGTVSAPDALATGLAVARKLRKLPLLTGNAFGFVGNRLYAAYRRQCEFMVEEGAWPEQVDAALEAYGFAMGPFAVADLSGLDIAWRMRKAQAATRDPAARYVHIADRLCEAGRLGRKTGAGYYRYADGASRPQVDAAVHDLITQVRCDKGLSPRTLTDGEIQRRALLALVNEAALLLAEGVAERATDVDVALVNGYGFPRWEGGPVFWARERGAAALQADLDELAALSGQGFVRGDVAVLLDGVVCDEGH
- a CDS encoding IclR family transcriptional regulator, whose translation is MEDDERHPLNDKPGRSPANRSLERGIEILRAFRQGSELLANGDLAERTGLSRATVSRLTQTLVGAGMLQQDTAQRAYRLAPAVLSVAHAMRSGSSVLAVAAPKMRALAERERINVGLAAPDRDEMVYLESIRYARRHAFRNVVSGQRVPMELTSLGRAYLAVAPEARRQTLLAVFCQRRGARWPQLAAEIEEARHSVRVHGYCAAAWQPEVVAISVPLPLTPAIYSLNVSMLTSETPDTVVQRLSSSLLKLAREILGDLAASEAKSEWP
- a CDS encoding carbohydrate kinase family protein, whose translation is MSVVPVPANLSIVICGESLLDVFQDGPTPTGLRLDAVVGGSPLNVAAGVQRMGQSAVFLGAISRDFLGERILKSVVDEGISTEAVVLNDAPTTLSLVGVDAHGVPSYRFYGTGGSDRQLLPEHLARLPATVAAIHFGSFGCVVEPIASTIRVLVEQRHTSTVISYDPNVRLNVEPSLDAWRDNIEWMSARTHLLKLSDEDFERLYPELDPADLAARWLAAGVSLVMMTRGGKGALAWTREGQCEVAAPKVQVQDTVGAGDTFQAATLVALAELGRLSPAGLAAISLDEVRRVADFAANAAAITCTRRGPDLPRRHELRDLV
- a CDS encoding acetate--CoA ligase family protein; translation: MDAISRLLQPRSVAIIGASADPTKTAGRPVAYLRKHGYAGQILPVNPRADLIGELTCYPDIASLPVVPDVGIVLLGAERAHLAVRDLAARGTAAAIVLASGYTETGEDGARRQRQLIEAAGSMRLLGPNTIGLVNLTDKIVLSATGALEMDHFPVGGIGVVSQSGGILGSLLSRASARGIGLSKLISTSNEVDLELADFIDHLADDEATKVIALYVETVRNPAKFRAACLKAARMGKPVVAFKIGRSEAGAAAAVSHTGAMAGADRMYDALFRQTGVIRAQTFSDLLDIPVALATGRKLRGNRVAILTSTGGAGTLVSDDLGLHGFETPAPDAATADALRALHTGSEAVLDRNPIDVTLAGLRPDLLRSAITALLASPNYDALTIIVGSSSLAQPELMAGAIQDCLPHTDKPVLAYISPHAPEVGALLTQRGVPAFAAAESCTAALGAMLHASRFVAPSDAQPVSPVIAVDDFAPGSLDEAQAKRLFARFGVPCAGEVIVDTPADAQAAARQLGGRVVLKILSSQITHKSDVGGVAVGLTAETVGARLSAMADEVETKAGIRPERFLVQEMVGGGTELILGLHRDPLGTAILLGMGGVTAELFKDTTMRLLPAESTGLSGLSRAEALGMAQELKTWPLLDGFRGRPKADVEALVDAIVAFSRMAAQLGDRLVEAEINPVFVLPQGQGVRAADGVAMLA